The genomic window TTGCTATAATTTTTCATCTAATTTTTAGTATAAGATTTGTGCTTCATGGGGAAACAGCTTGTATATTAATATCTCTTTGTCAATCATTTATTGCTATCAGTGTTCTTGGAGAAACACTTATGATATCTTCATCGTATTCTGCCTCAAGTGACATTGGTAAACTTCAATTGAATGGTCTTCATCTATGTTCTGCAGTTAGTGTGATACTTCATTCATCTCATACATCCATAGTGTTTCAAGGAATATTTGATGTTGTGTCAAAATTGTATCTTGCAAGGAATAGTTCAAGTTCGCTAAGCATTATAGTCTCTCTTGTTTGGATTTCATCTTCTGAAATACTATCTTCTTCTTGTCTTTCTTGTTCTTCTTTTGCTATTTGTTCTCTTTCTTCTTCGGTATCAGGAAGTTTTAGTGATGCTCAATTGGTTTCTAAAAATCTAATAGGATCAACAGTATTGGCAAGCAGTTGATCTCTACACCTTCATTCATTTACAATAGTGGCGCTTCCTCATCAGCAGTTTGAATAATACCAAGGATTTTGTCAGTCTTGGTTTATATCTATCTGAAAATGCACATGATTTCACCGACTTGTTCAGGTATTACCTACAGTTCCGATACGTTCTCAAGAAGATACTTGTTGTCAGTTGTTTACATTTATTTCATGCATGTGTGCATAAACACTTCTAATATGTCCTCACTCAAAATCGTGTCTTATTACTACTGTATTTCACCATCAAGGTAGGTGACTTGCAACTTCTACTGTTCAATCATTTATGCTATATAAAGGTGTTCATTGTGCAGTAGCTATATCAACACCACTGTGTCATCAATAACCAACATCCCATCATCATCTATAAGTGGCTCACCAAAGCACAGAATATATCAAACGATAATCCATGTCGTCTTTATATCTTTGATAATCATGATTTTCAATTACTGGTAGGTTGGTTTTACAATCACTTGAATGTTGGGACCATGGTTGAAATTTACAATCTACATCTGGTACAGATACTTCTTGTAAAGGGTACTGCCAGGCTTTTGCAAAAAATGTTGTTATCAAAAATACAAACAATACTAGAAAAAATTTAGTTTTTGTCATTATTTTTGTGTTTGGGTTAAAAGTAATTTATATTATAATAGTTTATTTTTAGTTTTCAATTTGATTTACAAAATCAACTATTTTGGGGTCTTTTCATTGGGCAAAATAATCAGATCATCATCATTTTATTCAATTTTCTTGAATAATTTTTTTGGCTGATTGGTTTCCATGGTTCAGTATAATGCAAAAGTTTCACAAACTATTGTATGCTAGGATATTTTGTGTTTGATTTCTGTTTTTCAATAAATCACCAATAAATTTGAAGTTTTCTCATTGAAGTTGACTATCATTTGAGATATTTAATATTTTATCAAAGATTTCTGATGATTTGTAATCTAGGTTATTTATTTTGTCTTCTATTATTTGAGTTTTTGTTGTTTCATATAG from Candidatus Absconditicoccus praedator includes these protein-coding regions:
- a CDS encoding M23 family metallopeptidase, which codes for MTKTKFFLVLFVFLITTFFAKAWQYPLQEVSVPDVDCKFQPWSQHSSDCKTNLPVIENHDYQRYKDDMDYRLIYSVLWGATYRGGWDVGYGGHSGVDIATAQGTPLYSINDGTVEVASHLPGWGNTVVIRHDFEGGHIRSVYAHMHEINVNNGQQVSSGERIGTVGNTGTSRGNHVHFQIDINQDGQNPWYYSNCGGGSATIVNEGRCRDQLLANTVDPIRFLETNGASLKLPDTEEEREQIAKEEQERQEEDSISEDEIQTRETIMLSELELFLARYNFDTTSNIPGNTMDVGDEGSITLTAEHRGRPFNGSLPMSLEAEYDEDIISVSPRTLIAINDGQRDINIQAVSPGSTNLILKIRGKIIANYSIRVVDDDTTIEAENARIYNLQPNRVGGQNRGIFVAQDENRNNIIRTPYEGNITLTTNNNAKICSPEITSRSEVSKTNNFECGPDDLKDEISFSYFDTLEGLYLFKIVPTNNGSITIQAKKDGEEIGQSMPKNSQFPSDISNSQYQSDIRRGLTKQFFDNHSTNNFAPSFIIRERDAKNWIYKTFYPFAEERSGSAMGLSRLEFMELLNDMLGIKSNSENNFRDVSGEQAEYANILLDYGIHLDDYFPRYFQPDKQLTREEAAHILNTLRR